Proteins encoded within one genomic window of Nordella sp. HKS 07:
- a CDS encoding N-acetyltransferase — MTEQSPPDAEITLRRISALTVWDVCELSKTLSPEHRGLVADNGASIAQAHFSENAWMRAIYADETMVGFVMLHIGADYDDGIDCPGAFLWRLMIGGPFQRKGYGEKAMAIIVRDLKAQGFTELFTSYGQEAGNAEGFYKRLGFVTTGEMYDDEVEAVLKF, encoded by the coding sequence ATGACCGAACAATCTCCACCCGACGCCGAAATCACGCTGCGTCGGATTTCCGCGCTGACCGTCTGGGACGTATGCGAGCTCAGCAAAACGCTGTCGCCCGAGCATCGCGGGCTCGTAGCCGACAATGGCGCCTCGATCGCGCAGGCGCATTTTTCCGAGAATGCCTGGATGCGCGCCATCTATGCGGATGAGACGATGGTCGGTTTCGTCATGCTGCATATCGGGGCCGACTATGATGACGGCATAGACTGTCCGGGCGCCTTCCTGTGGCGCCTGATGATCGGCGGACCTTTCCAGCGCAAAGGCTATGGCGAGAAGGCGATGGCGATCATCGTCCGCGACCTCAAGGCTCAAGGGTTCACGGAACTTTTCACCAGCTATGGTCAGGAGGCCGGCAATGCCGAAGGCTTCTATAAACGCCTCGGCTTCGTGACGACGGGTGAAATGTATGACGACGAGGTCGA
- a CDS encoding AAA domain-containing protein has protein sequence MRDVLGPSRWIDVEGRGQEKWCQREGEVLLELLRQLRDRGIEPDFYIVTPFVVVQDRMREMLRSSGLLGGWVENPFAWVYERVGTVHTVQGREAEAVFFLLGAPNAEQRGARGWAGGRPNLLNVAVTRAKEAVYVIGNRSLWKSAGVFQSLDDFLR, from the coding sequence ATTCGCGATGTTCTCGGCCCGTCGCGCTGGATCGATGTCGAGGGGCGCGGCCAAGAAAAATGGTGCCAGCGGGAAGGCGAAGTGCTGTTGGAACTGCTGCGGCAGCTTCGGGACAGAGGAATCGAACCCGACTTTTACATCGTGACGCCGTTCGTCGTCGTTCAGGACCGGATGCGGGAAATGCTCCGCTCCAGCGGCCTGCTTGGGGGATGGGTCGAAAACCCCTTTGCCTGGGTCTATGAGCGCGTGGGCACGGTCCATACGGTGCAGGGCCGCGAGGCGGAGGCGGTCTTCTTCCTGCTTGGCGCGCCCAATGCCGAGCAGCGCGGCGCGCGCGGCTGGGCGGGTGGGCGGCCGAATCTCCTGAACGTTGCCGTGACGCGGGCGAAAGAAGCCGTCTATGTCATCGGCAATCGGTCGCTTTGGAAGAGCGCCGGGGTGTTCCAGTCACTGGATGATTTTCTAAGATAA
- a CDS encoding AAA domain-containing protein: MKDNQALSEALEPVRFPSGAWPASGRHPLVMLQQCAVNLAIKDLTSDGILAVNGPPGTGKTTLLRDIVAAIVTKRAELLCKFGDPEDAFTPSGQKIKRGSAFIHLYKLDEKLRGHEIIVASSNNKAVENVSAELPGMGAIAADATGLRYFKTVSDALLERDSWGVIAAVLGNARNRSDFRQTFWWDDDVGFQRYLQEASGNPQLITEKTETGNRQRRPVIVERENAPEGHDDALKRWRNVRHKFTKTLSEAKTALANLQVIHDLLIAMAKARAKFAKIEAEIVSRGPALMEAEQTADDAVLLQQSQEKLVLALKRNVDDAMQLRPGFWSRLFRTSTFRAWQSNHGALAEKLKGANARFVSLKSDADTKVAAHSRLKADAEELQKTRSELIASHEGDRERYAALAEQYSGTFLSEEFFERRHADRQKTAPWLDDQTARLRNDVFEAAMDLHRAFIDAAARPVRHNLNALMDSFGVRSLGNAERDALIPHLWSTLLLLVPVVSTTFASVSRMFGRIDPEEFGWLLVDEAGQALPQAAVGALMRTKRAVVVGDPIQIEPVVVLPDQLTDAMCRQFGVDPLLYNPPGASAQTLADAATEYYGTFETKFGTREVGVPLLVHRRCDEPMFSVSNMIAYENLMVQAKTAKA; encoded by the coding sequence ATGAAGGACAACCAGGCGCTTTCGGAGGCGCTGGAGCCGGTAAGATTTCCGTCTGGCGCGTGGCCCGCCAGCGGCCGTCATCCGCTGGTCATGCTTCAGCAGTGCGCTGTTAATCTTGCCATCAAGGACCTGACATCGGACGGCATCCTTGCCGTTAACGGACCTCCTGGAACCGGGAAGACGACGTTGCTCCGGGACATCGTGGCGGCGATCGTCACAAAGCGGGCTGAGCTTCTTTGCAAATTCGGCGATCCGGAAGACGCCTTTACGCCATCAGGCCAGAAGATCAAAAGAGGCAGCGCTTTCATCCATCTCTACAAGCTGGATGAGAAGCTGCGTGGTCATGAAATCATCGTCGCCTCATCGAACAACAAGGCTGTGGAAAATGTCAGCGCGGAATTGCCCGGAATGGGTGCTATCGCGGCCGATGCGACGGGCTTGCGATATTTCAAGACGGTTTCGGATGCTCTTTTGGAGCGCGATAGCTGGGGCGTGATCGCCGCCGTGCTCGGCAATGCCAGAAACCGCAGCGATTTTCGCCAGACCTTCTGGTGGGACGACGATGTCGGCTTCCAGCGGTATTTGCAGGAGGCGAGCGGTAATCCGCAGCTGATCACCGAAAAGACGGAAACCGGAAACCGGCAACGCCGCCCCGTCATCGTCGAGCGGGAAAACGCGCCTGAAGGTCACGACGATGCGCTGAAGCGCTGGCGCAATGTGCGGCATAAATTTACGAAGACGCTGAGCGAGGCGAAAACCGCGCTCGCGAACTTGCAGGTCATCCACGATCTGTTGATCGCGATGGCGAAGGCCCGGGCAAAGTTCGCAAAGATCGAAGCGGAGATCGTCTCGCGCGGGCCTGCGCTGATGGAGGCGGAACAGACGGCCGATGATGCCGTCTTGCTCCAGCAAAGCCAGGAAAAACTGGTTTTGGCGCTGAAGCGGAATGTGGACGACGCGATGCAATTAAGGCCCGGCTTCTGGAGTCGCCTTTTCAGAACGTCGACCTTTCGCGCCTGGCAGTCAAATCATGGCGCATTGGCCGAAAAACTGAAGGGCGCGAATGCCCGCTTCGTCTCTTTGAAGTCCGATGCCGATACCAAGGTGGCGGCGCATTCGCGGCTGAAGGCCGACGCTGAAGAACTTCAGAAAACAAGATCGGAGTTGATCGCATCGCATGAGGGGGATCGAGAACGCTACGCGGCGCTCGCGGAGCAATATTCAGGCACTTTCCTCTCGGAAGAGTTCTTCGAAAGACGGCATGCCGATAGGCAAAAGACCGCGCCGTGGCTTGACGATCAGACGGCGAGGCTGCGTAACGACGTGTTCGAGGCCGCGATGGATCTGCACCGCGCTTTCATCGACGCGGCGGCGAGGCCGGTGCGGCACAATCTCAATGCCTTGATGGACAGTTTCGGCGTTCGTTCGCTGGGCAACGCCGAAAGGGATGCGCTGATCCCGCATCTGTGGTCGACCTTGCTCCTTCTGGTGCCGGTGGTGTCGACGACATTCGCTTCCGTCTCCCGGATGTTCGGCAGGATCGATCCCGAGGAGTTCGGATGGCTTCTTGTGGATGAGGCCGGACAGGCTTTGCCGCAGGCTGCCGTGGGAGCGCTGATGAGAACGAAGCGCGCCGTTGTGGTGGGCGATCCGATCCAGATCGAGCCCGTGGTCGTCCTGCCGGACCAGTTGACCGACGCGATGTGCCGTCAATTCGGGGTCGATCCGCTGCTCTACAATCCGCCCGGAGCGTCGGCGCAGACTTTGGCGGATGCCGCGACCGAATATTACGGCACCTTCGAGACCAAGTTCGGCACCCGTGAAGTAGGTGTGCCGCTGCTGGTTCACAGGCGCTGCGACGAGCCGATGTTCTCTGTCTCGAACATGATCGCCTATGAAAACCTCATGGTGCAGGCAAAGACGGCCAAAGCCTAG
- a CDS encoding TonB-dependent siderophore receptor: MKRRIFGAGIAALALSDIGLFREAGAEEPTMLDPILVTDGLTPIEQEKSGRAYTVIYGEQLEKNQIRYVADALRQVPGFAVSRTGSHGGPTQIRVRGAEANHLLVMIDGVEVNETSNGEFDFGSLLVDDIDRIEILRGPQSAFWGSNATAGVINIITRRGERNDYQGAARTETGTDGTYFGSLGLSGGGEKYDLALSGAFRRNDGFNISDFGHEEDGDRNTTLNGRFNADLAPNLSLDSTLRYVDRKSDADPQDGRVIDGNDWTATEEFYGSIGATNLALDGALTQKARFTGSDTYRDNYASTFGGARFWDDGNRYNATYQASYRFDTPSLLAAQHQLTGGYEWERETFAPSHLDETLAREANSVVGEYRGAFLDQLYLNAALRRDFNDSFANATTYSVSGAWLVPDTATRLHASIGTGVTNPTFTEQYGYIPSTYIGNPDLKPEQSFGWDIGIEQGFFDRYLVAGITYFSQDLTDEIVVVYDSNFIGTAINRDGRSKRQGVEVSATLDLQNGFTATATYTYTDATEQTEDHGPRLEEIRRPRHTGSLALAYIFYDGRARVFADADFNGRQKDTEYITYPYDRVTLDAYTLVNAGGSFRLNDQLEIYGRIENLLDEDYEEVFDYNTPGRTAFIGLRGSF; encoded by the coding sequence ATGAAGAGAAGAATTTTTGGTGCCGGCATCGCAGCGCTGGCCTTGAGCGATATCGGCCTGTTTCGCGAGGCCGGGGCGGAAGAACCGACGATGCTTGATCCGATCCTGGTGACCGACGGCCTGACGCCGATCGAACAGGAAAAATCGGGGCGCGCCTATACGGTCATCTACGGCGAGCAGCTCGAGAAGAACCAGATACGTTACGTCGCCGATGCCTTGCGCCAGGTTCCGGGCTTCGCCGTGTCCCGCACCGGCTCCCATGGCGGGCCGACGCAGATCAGGGTGCGCGGCGCCGAAGCCAACCACCTGCTCGTTATGATCGACGGGGTCGAGGTCAACGAAACCTCCAACGGCGAATTCGACTTCGGCAGCCTGCTGGTCGACGATATCGACCGCATCGAAATCCTGCGCGGACCGCAAAGCGCCTTCTGGGGCTCGAATGCGACGGCAGGTGTCATCAACATCATCACCAGGCGCGGCGAAAGGAACGATTATCAGGGCGCTGCCCGAACGGAAACCGGAACCGACGGCACCTATTTCGGAAGCCTGGGCCTTTCCGGCGGCGGCGAGAAGTACGATCTGGCGCTCTCCGGCGCATTTCGCCGCAATGACGGCTTCAATATCTCGGACTTCGGGCATGAAGAGGATGGCGACCGCAATACCACGCTGAACGGCCGCTTCAATGCCGATCTCGCGCCGAACCTCTCGCTCGACAGCACGTTGCGTTATGTCGATCGCAAGAGCGACGCCGACCCTCAGGACGGCAGGGTGATCGATGGAAACGACTGGACGGCCACCGAGGAATTCTACGGCTCGATCGGCGCGACCAATTTGGCGCTCGACGGCGCGCTGACGCAGAAAGCGCGTTTCACCGGCTCCGACACATACCGGGACAATTACGCCAGCACATTCGGCGGCGCCCGGTTCTGGGACGACGGCAACCGCTACAACGCGACCTATCAGGCGAGCTACCGGTTCGACACGCCGAGCCTTCTCGCCGCGCAGCATCAGCTGACCGGCGGCTATGAGTGGGAACGCGAGACATTCGCCCCTTCGCATCTCGACGAGACGCTCGCGCGCGAGGCCAATTCGGTGGTGGGTGAATATCGCGGCGCCTTCCTCGACCAGCTCTATCTGAACGCCGCGCTGAGACGCGATTTCAATGACAGCTTCGCCAATGCGACGACCTACAGCGTGAGCGGCGCATGGCTGGTGCCGGACACCGCGACTCGACTGCACGCCTCGATTGGCACCGGTGTCACCAATCCCACCTTCACCGAGCAGTACGGATACATACCATCGACCTATATCGGCAATCCCGACCTGAAGCCGGAACAGAGCTTCGGCTGGGATATCGGCATCGAACAGGGCTTCTTCGACCGCTACCTGGTGGCGGGCATCACGTACTTCAGTCAGGATCTGACCGACGAGATCGTCGTCGTCTATGACTCCAACTTCATCGGCACCGCGATCAATCGCGACGGCAGGAGCAAACGGCAGGGTGTCGAGGTGTCGGCGACACTCGATCTCCAGAACGGTTTCACCGCCACGGCCACCTACACCTATACCGACGCGACCGAGCAGACCGAGGATCATGGCCCGCGGCTCGAAGAGATAAGGCGGCCGCGGCACACGGGCTCGCTCGCCCTGGCCTATATTTTCTACGACGGCCGGGCGCGCGTCTTCGCGGATGCCGACTTCAACGGCAGGCAGAAGGATACGGAATACATCACGTACCCATATGACCGGGTGACCCTCGACGCCTATACGCTCGTCAATGCCGGCGGCAGCTTCAGGCTCAACGATCAGCTCGAGATCTATGGCCGGATCGAGAACCTCCTCGATGAGGATTACGAAGAGGTGTTCGACTACAACACGCCTGGGCGCACGGCCTTCATCGGCTTGCGAGGAAGCTTCTGA
- a CDS encoding ABC transporter substrate-binding protein: protein MQRVALGMWRAIVMLVLLAGAPTAAEGTPPKRVVSMNLCTDQMAMLVASPGQLHSVSHLAVDPASSTLASEAKGYAINHGLAEEIFLMQPDLVLAGTYTTRATVQLLRRLGIRVEEFAPENSLDDIRANLRRLGEVLARRERAAEIIAELDRELAALASGTTPDASVATYYADSYTSGAGTLVDALITASGLTNIAAKLGFTGTARLPLELLIFAKPDILVDGVEDYSAPALAEANFIHPAYRDLARRGIHTAVPPKYTICGGPFTAEAVRILRQTADGKMGGTGHE from the coding sequence ATGCAAAGGGTGGCCCTTGGCATGTGGCGGGCAATAGTGATGCTGGTCTTGCTCGCCGGCGCGCCCACCGCTGCCGAGGGCACGCCACCGAAGCGCGTGGTGTCGATGAATCTATGCACCGACCAGATGGCGATGCTCGTCGCTTCCCCCGGACAACTGCATTCCGTATCCCATCTGGCCGTCGATCCGGCCTCTTCGACGCTGGCGTCCGAGGCGAAGGGTTACGCGATCAATCACGGGCTGGCGGAGGAAATCTTCCTCATGCAGCCCGACCTCGTGCTTGCCGGTACCTACACGACGCGGGCCACCGTTCAGCTGCTGCGCCGGCTCGGCATCCGGGTCGAGGAGTTCGCGCCGGAGAATTCGCTGGACGATATCCGCGCCAATCTGCGGCGGCTGGGCGAGGTGCTCGCACGGCGGGAGCGCGCCGCCGAGATCATCGCCGAGCTCGACCGGGAACTGGCGGCGCTGGCGAGCGGTACCACCCCCGATGCCAGCGTCGCCACCTATTACGCGGACAGCTACACCTCAGGGGCGGGAACTCTCGTCGATGCGCTGATCACGGCATCCGGCCTGACGAATATCGCCGCCAAGCTCGGTTTCACCGGCACCGCCAGACTGCCTCTGGAACTGCTGATATTTGCGAAGCCCGATATTCTGGTCGACGGCGTGGAGGATTATTCGGCGCCGGCGCTCGCGGAGGCGAACTTCATCCACCCGGCCTATCGCGATCTGGCGCGGCGCGGCATCCACACCGCCGTGCCCCCCAAATACACCATTTGCGGAGGACCGTTTACCGCCGAGGCCGTGCGGATTCTGCGCCAGACGGCGGACGGCAAGATGGGCGGCACCGGCCATGAATGA
- a CDS encoding iron ABC transporter permease yields the protein MNDVQRYRLALTVLGFLTMILFILSLTVGPAAIAFIDSIAALFSEKGDAIALIMQEVRLPRALLGLLIGATLGLSGAALQGYLRNPLAEPGLIGVSASASLGAVIAIYTGLSAIFPLALPLTALAAAVLAMFVVQLLAGLRGSVLTIILAGVAVSSFAGAMTSLVLNLSPNPFAALEIVFWMLGSLTDRSMLQVWIALPFMLLGWICLAMLGRALDALTLGADTAASMGINMRRVQFLAVFGTAASVGAATAVAGAIGFVGLVIPHLLRPLVGGRPSRLLPASALGGASMVLAADIAVRLVAPERDLKLGVLTAIVGTPFFLWLIYRERRKLA from the coding sequence ATGAATGATGTCCAAAGATACCGGCTGGCGCTGACCGTCCTTGGCTTCCTCACGATGATCCTGTTTATCCTGTCGCTGACGGTCGGACCCGCGGCCATCGCCTTCATCGACAGCATCGCAGCACTGTTCTCCGAGAAGGGCGATGCGATCGCCCTGATCATGCAGGAGGTAAGGCTGCCACGGGCATTGCTCGGCCTTTTGATCGGCGCGACACTCGGCCTGTCGGGCGCCGCCCTGCAAGGTTATCTCCGCAATCCCCTGGCGGAGCCGGGCCTGATCGGTGTCAGCGCTTCCGCCTCGCTTGGCGCGGTTATTGCCATCTATACGGGCTTGAGCGCCATATTTCCCCTGGCGCTTCCCTTGACGGCTCTGGCGGCAGCCGTGCTGGCGATGTTCGTCGTCCAATTGCTGGCTGGCCTGCGCGGCAGCGTGCTCACCATCATCCTGGCCGGTGTCGCCGTGTCGAGCTTCGCCGGCGCCATGACCTCGCTGGTCCTGAATCTGTCGCCGAATCCCTTCGCGGCGCTGGAGATCGTGTTCTGGATGCTGGGCTCGCTCACCGACCGCTCGATGCTCCAAGTCTGGATCGCCCTTCCCTTCATGCTGCTGGGCTGGATATGTCTGGCGATGCTCGGCCGCGCGCTCGACGCGCTGACGCTCGGCGCCGATACGGCCGCCAGCATGGGCATCAATATGCGCCGGGTTCAGTTCCTGGCGGTGTTCGGAACCGCCGCCTCGGTAGGTGCTGCAACGGCGGTGGCGGGCGCCATTGGCTTCGTCGGCCTCGTCATCCCCCATCTCCTGCGCCCGCTGGTGGGCGGCAGACCGTCACGGCTGCTGCCCGCCAGCGCGCTGGGCGGCGCCTCAATGGTGCTCGCCGCGGACATAGCGGTGCGCCTGGTCGCGCCTGAGCGCGATCTCAAGCTCGGCGTTCTCACCGCCATCGTCGGCACGCCCTTCTTCCTGTGGCTGATCTACCGCGAAAGGCGCAAGCTCGCATGA
- a CDS encoding ABC transporter ATP-binding protein: MTLLSLNRLGASLSGRLILDSVSLDVKPGEFVGLIGPNGAGKSTFLRAVMGLLPHTGEIRIDGMDGRAMKPAERARKTAYVAQDHEISWPMHVEALVALGRTPYLGRFAPLSAADQAAVDKAIRHMGIEAFLDRPASELSGGERARVLIARALAQETPVLLADEPAAGLDPAHQIAVMRLFKDLATLQGRSVIVSTHDLGLAARFCSRLILLAHGKLVADGAPEAVLTPDILRAVYGIEAHFGEAQGRLIVQPIGPARRD; the protein is encoded by the coding sequence ATGACGCTGCTCTCGCTCAACCGGCTCGGCGCTTCTTTAAGCGGACGCCTTATTCTGGACAGCGTCTCGCTCGACGTGAAACCCGGTGAGTTTGTCGGTCTCATTGGTCCGAATGGCGCCGGCAAATCCACCTTCCTGCGCGCGGTCATGGGGCTTCTGCCCCATACGGGCGAGATCCGTATCGACGGCATGGACGGCCGCGCCATGAAGCCCGCAGAAAGGGCGCGCAAGACCGCTTATGTCGCGCAGGACCACGAGATCTCTTGGCCCATGCACGTCGAGGCGCTGGTGGCGCTCGGGCGCACGCCATATCTGGGCCGTTTCGCGCCGCTGAGCGCCGCCGATCAGGCCGCGGTGGACAAGGCCATACGCCATATGGGCATCGAAGCCTTTCTCGACCGGCCGGCGAGCGAGCTCTCCGGCGGCGAGCGGGCGCGCGTGTTGATCGCGCGGGCCTTGGCCCAGGAAACACCGGTGCTTCTGGCCGACGAGCCGGCTGCCGGCCTCGATCCCGCCCACCAGATCGCCGTGATGCGGCTGTTCAAGGACCTCGCGACGCTGCAAGGCAGAAGCGTCATCGTCTCGACGCACGATCTCGGGCTCGCGGCACGATTTTGCTCGCGCCTGATCTTGCTCGCGCACGGAAAGCTCGTGGCCGATGGAGCGCCCGAGGCCGTGCTGACGCCAGACATATTACGCGCCGTCTATGGCATCGAGGCTCATTTCGGCGAGGCCCAGGGCCGTTTGATCGTCCAGCCCATCGGCCCGGCCCGACGCGATTGA
- a CDS encoding energy transducer TonB, protein MTKPPATATLGAEIALRPHPDGPIRPIEGERPGRFASVVGLSTALHAATLLVVLIAIGPPQLASATQEPDAIAVDLFAADDVGAEQEKTTPGVPPSARAEQIDPIMPEQTDPAPRSHATDKPPGPPPEPDERAPSPLPINREKTANPEKTLARSTEPASRTKAQLPEIAKTSRKTKTEARPDAKAKRGKEPATPKGAQGTGSSGERPDRIGGPSSSAVAAYRGKIQARVQSAAARSGVGAPGKVVVSLTIASNGSASDIRLVRTSGNPVLDRIALAAVRRASPFPPIPREAGRARWAFTVPLVFGTR, encoded by the coding sequence ATGACGAAGCCCCCGGCCACTGCGACGCTCGGTGCCGAGATCGCGCTTCGGCCGCATCCCGATGGCCCGATCCGGCCGATAGAAGGAGAAAGGCCGGGCCGGTTTGCCTCCGTCGTCGGACTTTCCACGGCTCTGCACGCGGCTACTTTGCTGGTCGTGCTGATCGCGATCGGACCGCCGCAATTGGCGTCGGCGACACAGGAACCGGACGCGATCGCTGTCGACCTCTTCGCCGCGGACGATGTCGGCGCCGAACAGGAAAAAACGACGCCAGGAGTTCCGCCTTCGGCCCGCGCCGAACAGATCGATCCGATCATGCCGGAACAGACGGATCCAGCGCCTCGTTCCCACGCGACGGATAAACCGCCGGGACCCCCGCCCGAGCCGGACGAGCGCGCGCCCTCGCCTTTGCCGATAAACAGAGAAAAAACAGCGAATCCCGAGAAAACACTGGCCAGGTCGACAGAGCCAGCTTCGCGGACAAAAGCTCAGCTCCCCGAGATTGCAAAGACATCGCGCAAGACGAAGACCGAGGCACGGCCGGACGCCAAGGCCAAGAGAGGCAAGGAACCGGCCACGCCGAAGGGCGCGCAAGGCACGGGCTCGAGCGGCGAGCGACCTGACCGGATCGGGGGGCCGAGCAGCAGCGCGGTTGCCGCCTATCGCGGCAAGATACAAGCCCGCGTGCAAAGCGCTGCCGCGCGGTCGGGAGTGGGGGCGCCGGGCAAGGTGGTTGTCAGCCTGACAATCGCCTCGAATGGCAGCGCATCGGACATCCGTCTGGTTCGAACATCGGGCAATCCGGTCCTCGACCGGATCGCTCTGGCTGCGGTCCGACGCGCATCTCCTTTCCCGCCCATCCCCAGGGAGGCCGGGCGCGCGCGATGGGCGTTCACGGTGCCTTTGGTATTCGGCACCCGATGA
- a CDS encoding outer membrane protein → MPRTFLLAGAASALMICSAQAADIVEPTYYDWTGGYLGLQGGYAWGENDVGFSDLAGAVPNPPVFEGIDGDDVVMLEGDDGKIDLEGWIGGAHAGYNVQMDSFVFGLEGDIEFAGMDGDTDLFFSETDPGPIGEVKQEIDWLGSLRLRLGYAMDRSLIYLTGGLAAGGVDSEVRLLAPSVHESESDTAWGWTLGGGFEYAFTDELSGNIEYRYTDLESTEVSVDQADFGFSGKTKFDNNFNAVRVGLSWHFGGI, encoded by the coding sequence ATGCCTAGAACTTTCCTGTTGGCGGGTGCCGCATCCGCCCTGATGATCTGCAGCGCGCAGGCCGCCGACATCGTCGAACCAACTTATTACGACTGGACGGGAGGCTATCTCGGCCTTCAGGGAGGCTACGCCTGGGGCGAGAACGATGTTGGGTTCAGTGACCTTGCGGGTGCGGTACCCAACCCTCCAGTGTTCGAGGGAATTGACGGCGATGACGTCGTCATGCTGGAGGGAGACGACGGCAAAATCGACCTGGAGGGCTGGATAGGCGGCGCGCATGCCGGCTACAATGTCCAGATGGATAGCTTTGTCTTCGGTCTCGAAGGCGATATCGAGTTTGCCGGTATGGACGGCGATACCGATCTCTTCTTCAGCGAGACCGATCCAGGCCCGATCGGCGAAGTCAAGCAGGAGATCGACTGGCTGGGCTCACTGAGGCTGCGCCTGGGCTATGCCATGGACCGCTCGCTCATCTACTTGACGGGAGGTCTCGCCGCCGGCGGGGTCGACTCTGAAGTGAGGTTATTGGCGCCGTCCGTTCACGAGAGCGAGAGCGACACCGCCTGGGGCTGGACGCTTGGCGGCGGTTTCGAATATGCCTTCACGGACGAGTTGAGCGGCAATATCGAATACCGCTATACGGATCTTGAAAGTACTGAAGTGTCCGTCGATCAGGCCGACTTCGGGTTTAGCGGTAAGACCAAGTTCGACAACAACTTCAATGCTGTGCGCGTGGGCCTGAGCTGGCACTTTGGCGGCATCTGA
- a CDS encoding Hsp20 family protein, whose translation MAELDQISPDHSGIQVPGNFPPYDIIRKDEANYTIRLAVAGFSTRDINITTQQNLLTVAGRKEREQGRHYLHEGIPNKDFERQFSLADHVEVTNAHYEDGILEIELHKEIPEAAKPRKISINGSGAHKLLS comes from the coding sequence GTGGCCGAACTAGATCAAATTTCGCCGGATCACTCGGGTATTCAGGTTCCGGGAAATTTTCCGCCCTATGACATTATTAGGAAAGACGAGGCGAATTATACTATCCGTCTCGCTGTGGCGGGCTTCTCAACGCGCGACATCAACATCACAACTCAGCAAAACCTCTTGACCGTTGCGGGCCGAAAAGAACGGGAGCAGGGGCGCCATTATCTGCATGAAGGTATCCCGAACAAGGATTTCGAGCGTCAATTCAGCCTGGCCGACCATGTCGAAGTGACGAATGCCCATTATGAGGACGGTATTCTCGAAATAGAGCTGCATAAGGAGATTCCTGAAGCAGCGAAGCCGCGCAAAATCTCCATTAATGGGAGTGGCGCGCACAAGCTCCTTTCGTGA
- a CDS encoding thermonuclease family protein has product MLLGFGKAYPRANVIFHGGRHLGRAKAAADALAAMTDGKTVTCEGRELDDYGPLIARCSTDDVSDIGAKLVSRGLAWAFVKYSADYIDLEMKPQRDKLGVWQSRTQPPWAGAGRRLKRSPLPKVAVRSKATSAPRARKSTTPHGRRVMPRRG; this is encoded by the coding sequence GTGCTTTTGGGTTTCGGGAAAGCTTACCCGCGCGCCAATGTCATATTTCACGGCGGAAGGCACCTGGGACGCGCCAAGGCTGCCGCCGACGCCCTGGCGGCGATGACAGACGGCAAGACGGTGACCTGCGAAGGACGCGAGCTTGACGACTATGGCCCGTTGATCGCCCGCTGCTCGACTGATGACGTGTCCGACATCGGCGCAAAGCTCGTCAGCCGTGGTCTGGCCTGGGCCTTCGTCAAGTATTCGGCCGACTACATAGATCTCGAGATGAAACCGCAGCGTGACAAACTCGGGGTTTGGCAGTCCAGAACCCAGCCGCCATGGGCAGGCGCTGGGAGACGTCTCAAAAGGTCTCCTCTTCCGAAGGTGGCTGTCCGATCAAAGGCAACATCAGCGCCAAGGGCGAGAAAATCTACCACGCCCCATGGTCGGAGAGTTATGCCAAGACGCGGATAG
- a CDS encoding DUF6328 family protein gives MEKKSSIEAIGQSVIEEARMVLPGIQALFGFQLIAVFNQHFSSLPILEQYLHYGAIVLIAVSIAIIMTPAAYHRLAEQTTISVFFVSFASWLIAIAMGPLATAISLELYIVGVVLMGRSFLSICIAVGLFCIFASLWFALPLALRARRKLDPDWSPPSARPPRPQNRSSR, from the coding sequence ATGGAGAAGAAATCGAGCATCGAGGCGATTGGGCAGAGTGTAATTGAGGAAGCGCGAATGGTGCTCCCCGGCATTCAAGCTTTATTCGGATTCCAGCTTATCGCGGTCTTCAACCAACACTTTTCATCACTACCGATCTTGGAGCAATACCTACATTACGGCGCTATAGTGCTCATCGCCGTGTCTATTGCGATAATTATGACGCCAGCCGCCTATCACCGCCTTGCCGAGCAAACTACGATTTCTGTGTTTTTCGTATCATTTGCTTCATGGCTCATCGCTATTGCCATGGGCCCCCTGGCAACCGCCATTTCGTTGGAACTCTATATCGTAGGGGTCGTCCTGATGGGTCGCAGTTTTCTCAGCATCTGTATTGCTGTCGGACTTTTTTGCATATTCGCGTCCTTGTGGTTTGCATTGCCATTGGCGCTCCGCGCCCGTCGTAAGCTAGATCCTGATTGGTCGCCGCCGAGCGCGAGGCCCCCCAGACCGCAGAATAGAAGCTCCAGATGA